One window from the genome of Pararhizobium gei encodes:
- a CDS encoding MBL fold metallo-hydrolase, translating into MMSRILQIAFALMALSYFLAPLPAHAQEATAVSQCQAIAQSLPNVTFASFKPDVAVNTQASAKDEVTISYVGHSTFLIETPGGVSIATDFSGWYAPPKTPDVVTMNKAHSSHYTLTPDPGIKHVLHGWGDDGKPADHDVTVGDAYIRNVTTDIRSFGGAMEPDGNSIFIIEAAGLCIGHLGHLHHELDDTDYAEIGRLDVVMVPVDGGLTMGAESMSRVVTRLRSALILPMHRRGPPVTNFLQMFDDRFDRSFASGASVTVSLRSLPKKPLIYILQGV; encoded by the coding sequence ATGATGTCGCGGATCTTGCAGATCGCATTTGCCCTGATGGCGCTCTCGTATTTTCTGGCGCCATTGCCGGCCCACGCGCAGGAAGCAACGGCTGTCAGCCAATGCCAGGCGATCGCGCAGTCGCTTCCCAATGTCACATTTGCAAGCTTCAAACCTGATGTCGCGGTGAATACGCAGGCAAGCGCAAAGGACGAGGTGACGATCAGCTATGTCGGCCATTCGACCTTCCTGATCGAGACACCCGGCGGCGTGTCGATCGCGACGGATTTCAGCGGATGGTATGCGCCACCGAAGACGCCTGATGTGGTCACCATGAACAAGGCCCATTCCAGCCACTACACGCTGACGCCCGATCCGGGGATCAAGCACGTTCTGCACGGATGGGGCGACGACGGCAAGCCGGCCGACCATGATGTGACGGTCGGGGATGCCTATATCCGCAATGTCACGACCGATATCCGATCGTTTGGTGGGGCTATGGAGCCGGATGGCAATTCCATCTTCATCATCGAAGCGGCGGGGTTGTGCATCGGGCATCTCGGCCATCTGCATCACGAACTGGATGATACTGACTATGCCGAGATCGGACGGCTTGACGTGGTGATGGTTCCTGTCGATGGCGGCCTGACCATGGGCGCCGAGAGCATGAGCCGCGTCGTGACGCGGCTGCGGTCGGCGCTGATTCTGCCCATGCATCGCCGCGGCCCGCCGGTCACGAACTTCCTGCAAATGTTCGATGACCGCTTCGACAGGAGTTTCGCGTCCGGGGCAAGTGTAACGGTCTCGTTGCGTTCCTTGCCAAAGAAGCCGCTCATTTATATTCTCCAGGGAGTCTGA
- a CDS encoding TIGR00282 family metallophosphoesterase translates to MRLLFLGDMVGKTGRTAVWNRLPGLISDLKLDFVIVNGENAAGGFGITEDIFLETINAGADVVTTGNHVWDQKEAVTFCERHDQFLRPANYPAGTPGRGSNLYFARNGARVLVSNVMGRVFMHPELDDPFKAAEAILDACPLKEQADAIVFDFHAEATSEKQCFGHFVDGRASFVVGTHTHVPTADHQILNGGTAYMSDAGMCGDYDSSLGMEKEEPLNRFISKMPKGRFEAASGPATICGVGVDISDRTGLAENIAPLRIGPRLAETIPAFWA, encoded by the coding sequence ATGAGACTTCTGTTTCTGGGTGATATGGTCGGCAAGACCGGCCGAACGGCGGTCTGGAACCGGTTGCCCGGACTGATCAGCGACCTCAAGCTCGATTTCGTGATCGTCAACGGGGAGAATGCCGCGGGCGGCTTCGGCATCACCGAGGATATCTTTCTCGAAACCATCAATGCCGGTGCCGATGTCGTAACGACCGGCAACCATGTCTGGGACCAGAAAGAGGCCGTTACCTTCTGCGAGCGGCATGACCAGTTCCTGCGTCCGGCCAATTACCCGGCGGGAACGCCGGGGCGGGGATCCAACCTCTATTTCGCCCGCAACGGCGCGCGTGTTCTGGTATCCAACGTCATGGGACGCGTCTTCATGCATCCGGAGCTGGACGATCCCTTCAAGGCGGCGGAGGCCATTCTCGATGCCTGCCCCTTGAAAGAGCAGGCGGATGCGATCGTGTTCGATTTTCATGCGGAGGCGACCAGCGAAAAGCAATGTTTCGGGCATTTCGTCGATGGCCGCGCCAGTTTCGTCGTCGGCACCCATACCCATGTGCCGACGGCTGATCACCAGATCCTCAATGGCGGCACGGCCTATATGTCGGATGCGGGAATGTGCGGGGACTATGACAGTTCGCTCGGCATGGAGAAGGAGGAGCCGCTCAACCGGTTCATTTCCAAAATGCCGAAGGGCCGCTTCGAGGCGGCCTCGGGTCCGGCAACGATCTGTGGCGTCGGCGTCGATATTTCCGACAGGACGGGTCTTGCCGAAAACATTGCGCCGCTGCGGATCGGGCCACGCCTGGCGGAAACAATTCCGGCTTTCTGGGCATAG
- a CDS encoding 5-formyltetrahydrofolate cyclo-ligase, producing MTSRTLKAGLRTERLVLRDAMASEARAAASLKMREFGGNAIEIEPGQIVSGFSPIRSEVDIRPLMEQLGARGARLCVPAILDKTTIVFRELVPGAPLVDTGFGTTGPGDDAPVVDPDIMLVPLAAFDRTGHRIGYGAGYYDRAIDLLHRKGRQPRLIGIAFDCQEVASVPAEPHDVALDAVLTESGLRVLNGNW from the coding sequence ATGACATCGAGAACACTTAAGGCGGGACTCCGCACAGAACGGCTGGTCCTGCGTGATGCGATGGCGTCCGAGGCACGGGCTGCGGCGAGCCTGAAGATGCGAGAATTCGGCGGCAATGCGATAGAGATCGAGCCGGGGCAGATCGTTTCCGGTTTTTCGCCGATCCGCTCCGAGGTCGATATCCGTCCGTTGATGGAACAGCTTGGCGCGCGTGGTGCCCGTCTCTGCGTGCCTGCCATTCTTGACAAAACCACGATCGTGTTTCGCGAACTTGTGCCCGGCGCTCCTCTTGTCGATACCGGCTTCGGTACGACGGGCCCGGGGGACGATGCTCCGGTCGTCGATCCCGACATCATGCTCGTGCCGCTGGCGGCCTTCGACCGAACCGGCCACAGGATCGGTTACGGCGCCGGCTATTATGATCGCGCCATCGACCTTTTGCACCGAAAAGGCCGCCAGCCGCGACTGATCGGCATTGCATTCGACTGCCAGGAAGTGGCATCAGTGCCTGCCGAGCCGCATGACGTTGCGCTGGACGCCGTGCTGACGGAAAGCGGGCTTCGGGTCTTGAATGGGAATTGGTAA
- a CDS encoding LysR family transcriptional regulator: MAVIRKSDDKMTAPLDSDLLRTFIAVADHGNFTRAGETVGRTQSAVSMQIRKLEDLLGEHLFDRGSRGVSMTRHGLRLIDNARRIVALLDDTAVTIRQPALDGAIRIGISEEYMGSALPKALGAFVTVHPGVEVSVLQGVSVSNLAALEAGEIDIAVVFEPGGPTTSEVLTVDPTVWVTSDQHRVHERFPVPIATYTYLKGGWCDALALKVLERRGIQSRIAYSSLTSNGLSAAVSSGLAIAPMTRSNIPAGCRELTAADGYDIIDFSNVVLKTRLGRRNGRIVEAMSNAIRDAFRTPIAP; the protein is encoded by the coding sequence ATGGCTGTCATTCGAAAATCTGATGACAAAATGACCGCACCTCTCGATAGCGACCTTCTGCGAACGTTTATCGCCGTTGCCGACCATGGCAATTTCACCAGGGCCGGCGAAACCGTGGGGCGAACTCAATCGGCCGTCAGCATGCAGATCCGCAAACTAGAGGATCTTCTCGGCGAGCATTTGTTTGATCGGGGATCGCGCGGCGTCAGTATGACGCGCCACGGATTGCGCCTCATCGACAACGCCCGCCGGATTGTCGCCTTGCTGGACGACACGGCAGTCACTATCCGCCAGCCTGCGCTGGACGGTGCAATCAGAATCGGCATTTCGGAGGAATATATGGGTTCGGCCCTGCCAAAGGCGCTGGGAGCCTTCGTGACGGTTCATCCGGGCGTGGAAGTCAGCGTGCTGCAAGGCGTCTCCGTGTCCAATCTGGCAGCGCTGGAAGCTGGCGAGATCGACATCGCGGTTGTCTTCGAACCTGGAGGACCGACGACCAGTGAGGTGTTGACGGTGGACCCCACCGTCTGGGTCACGTCGGACCAACACCGGGTGCATGAGCGCTTCCCGGTTCCGATCGCCACCTACACCTATCTGAAGGGCGGCTGGTGCGATGCGCTGGCATTGAAGGTTCTGGAACGTCGCGGAATTCAAAGCCGGATTGCCTATAGCAGCCTGACCAGCAACGGGCTGAGCGCCGCAGTGAGTTCAGGTCTTGCGATTGCTCCGATGACGCGCAGCAACATTCCGGCGGGTTGCCGCGAACTGACGGCTGCGGATGGATATGATATTATCGATTTCTCGAATGTGGTTCTGAAAACAAGGCTGGGGCGCAGGAACGGGCGCATCGTCGAAGCAATGTCAAATGCGATCAGAGATGCATTTCGCACGCCGATCGCGCCATAG
- a CDS encoding cell division protein ZapA has translation MAQVTVNIDGKAYRMACEEGQQGHLTDLASRFDQYVSHLKSQFGEIGDLRLTVMAGIMVMDELSEVNRKLTSLQTEADTLRQSRDSSAADQQKNEEALVSVISDVTNQIQAIATKLGGKPAPTAN, from the coding sequence ATGGCGCAGGTAACGGTAAACATCGACGGCAAGGCCTATCGCATGGCCTGCGAGGAAGGGCAGCAGGGTCATCTGACGGATCTCGCCAGCCGCTTCGACCAGTATGTCAGCCATCTGAAATCCCAGTTCGGCGAAATCGGCGATCTGCGCCTCACCGTGATGGCCGGCATCATGGTCATGGACGAGCTGAGCGAGGTGAACCGCAAACTGACAAGCCTGCAGACGGAAGCCGACACTCTCAGGCAGAGCCGGGATTCCAGTGCAGCCGATCAGCAGAAAAATGAGGAAGCCCTCGTCTCGGTGATTTCCGACGTGACCAACCAGATACAGGCCATCGCCACCAAACTCGGCGGCAAGCCGGCCCCTACGGCCAACTGA
- a CDS encoding DUF4164 domain-containing protein: MAAGKTVREALEELRNAVGSLDNAIDGRFDRERDRSEIEGEVRKINTDRSRLAQELDQSQFRANRLEEVNREVSRRLVTAMETIRAVLDR; this comes from the coding sequence ATGGCGGCGGGTAAGACAGTCAGGGAAGCACTGGAAGAGCTGCGCAACGCGGTTGGCAGCCTTGATAATGCCATCGACGGGCGGTTCGACCGGGAGCGTGACCGCAGCGAGATCGAGGGCGAGGTTCGCAAGATCAACACCGACCGCTCCCGTCTGGCGCAGGAACTCGACCAGTCGCAGTTCCGGGCCAACCGCCTGGAGGAGGTCAACCGGGAAGTCTCGCGCCGTCTGGTCACGGCGATGGAAACGATAAGGGCAGTGCTGGACCGCTGA
- the tkt gene encoding transketolase codes for MISREKHDRMANAIRFLSMDAVEKANSGHPGLPMGAADVATVLFSRYLKFNPKAPLWADRDRFVLSAGHGSMLIYSLLYLTGYEDMSIEDIKQFRQLGSKTAGHPEYGHATGIETTTGPLGQGIANAVGMAIAERKLAEEFGSDLQDHHTYVLCGDGCLMEGISHEAIALAGHLKLNKLVLFWDDNNITIDGAVSLSDSTDQIARFQAVHWNTIRVDGHNPDEIAAAIEAAHKSDRPTFIACKTTIGFGAPNKAGTHKVHGSPLGAEEIAATRKALNWEAPAFEIPADVLDAWRAAGTRSVEENKAWDARLAAAEATKKSEFVRRFAGELPEDLDGAIDTYKKKLAGSPPAIATRKASEDALEVINGTLPETLGGSADLTPSNNTKTSQMKSITPTDFAGRYVHWGIREHGMAAAMNGISLHGGLIPYSGGFMIFSDYCRPSIRLAALMGIRVIHVLTHDSIGVGEDGPTHEPVEHMAALRAIPNLLMFRPADAVETAECWQLALHEQHRPSGLALTRQNLAPSRLDYAAENLCAKGAYELRSADNAKVSLFASGSEVELAVKAAEELNGKGIATRVVSVPCFELFAEQPDDYRKSVIGDAPVKIAAEAAVRQGWDYFIGNEGDFVGMSSFGASGPAKDLYKHFGITVEAIVAAAEKKLA; via the coding sequence ATGATCTCTCGCGAAAAACACGACCGGATGGCAAATGCAATCCGTTTCCTTTCCATGGATGCCGTCGAAAAGGCCAATTCGGGCCACCCGGGACTGCCCATGGGTGCCGCCGACGTGGCAACGGTGCTATTCTCCCGTTACCTGAAATTCAACCCGAAGGCGCCGCTCTGGGCGGACCGCGATCGTTTCGTGCTGTCGGCAGGCCATGGTTCGATGCTCATCTACTCTCTGCTCTACCTCACAGGCTACGAGGACATGAGCATCGAGGACATCAAGCAGTTCCGCCAGCTCGGTTCGAAGACCGCCGGCCATCCGGAATATGGTCACGCCACAGGCATCGAGACGACCACGGGTCCGCTCGGCCAGGGGATCGCCAATGCCGTCGGCATGGCGATTGCCGAGCGTAAGCTTGCCGAAGAGTTCGGTTCCGACTTGCAGGATCATCATACCTACGTTCTTTGCGGCGACGGCTGCCTGATGGAAGGCATCAGCCACGAAGCCATTGCGCTCGCCGGCCACCTGAAACTGAACAAGCTGGTTCTCTTCTGGGACGACAACAACATCACCATCGACGGCGCCGTCTCGCTGTCGGATTCGACCGATCAGATCGCCCGCTTCCAGGCCGTTCACTGGAATACCATCCGCGTCGATGGTCACAATCCGGATGAGATTGCCGCCGCCATCGAAGCCGCGCATAAGTCCGACCGCCCGACCTTCATCGCCTGCAAAACGACGATCGGTTTCGGCGCACCGAACAAGGCCGGCACCCACAAGGTGCACGGCTCGCCGCTGGGCGCCGAAGAAATCGCCGCGACCCGCAAGGCACTGAACTGGGAAGCCCCGGCCTTTGAAATCCCGGCCGACGTGCTCGACGCCTGGCGTGCCGCCGGCACCCGCTCGGTGGAGGAAAACAAGGCCTGGGATGCCCGACTGGCCGCCGCGGAAGCAACGAAGAAGTCCGAGTTCGTGCGTCGTTTCGCCGGCGAACTGCCGGAGGATCTCGATGGCGCCATCGACACCTACAAGAAGAAGCTGGCCGGCAGCCCGCCGGCGATCGCAACCCGCAAGGCATCGGAAGATGCGCTGGAAGTGATCAACGGCACCCTGCCCGAAACGCTGGGCGGATCGGCCGATCTGACGCCGTCCAACAACACCAAGACCAGCCAGATGAAATCGATCACCCCGACCGATTTCGCCGGCCGCTACGTGCACTGGGGCATCCGCGAACACGGCATGGCCGCTGCCATGAACGGGATCTCGCTGCACGGCGGCCTGATCCCCTATTCCGGCGGCTTCATGATCTTCTCGGACTATTGCCGTCCGTCGATCCGTCTTGCCGCCCTGATGGGCATCCGCGTCATCCATGTTCTGACCCATGATTCGATCGGCGTCGGCGAAGACGGCCCGACGCACGAACCGGTCGAGCACATGGCGGCGCTCCGCGCCATCCCGAACCTCTTGATGTTCCGCCCGGCCGATGCGGTCGAAACGGCGGAATGCTGGCAGCTGGCGCTGCACGAACAGCATCGCCCGTCCGGCCTGGCGCTGACCCGCCAGAACCTTGCGCCGTCGCGTCTCGACTATGCAGCCGAAAATCTCTGCGCCAAAGGTGCCTACGAATTGCGCTCCGCCGACAATGCCAAGGTCTCGCTCTTCGCCTCAGGTTCGGAAGTTGAACTTGCGGTCAAGGCAGCCGAAGAGCTGAACGGCAAGGGCATCGCAACCCGTGTCGTTTCGGTTCCTTGCTTCGAGCTTTTTGCCGAACAGCCGGACGATTATCGCAAGTCGGTCATCGGCGACGCCCCCGTCAAGATCGCCGCAGAAGCGGCCGTCCGCCAGGGCTGGGATTACTTCATCGGCAACGAAGGCGACTTTGTCGGCATGAGCTCCTTCGGCGCCTCGGGCCCGGCCAAGGATCTCTACAAGCATTTCGGCATCACCGTGGAGGCAATCGTTGCGGCTGCCGAAAAAAAGCTTGCCTGA
- the gap gene encoding type I glyceraldehyde-3-phosphate dehydrogenase — protein sequence MTVKVAINGFGRIGRNVLRAIVESGRTDIEVVAINDLGPVETNAHLLRYDSIHGKFPATVQVEGDTIIVAGGKPIKVTAIKDPATLPHGEMGVDIALECTGIFTSRDKAALHLQAGAKRVIVSAPADGADLTVVFGVNHTELTKEHLVISNASCTTNCLVPVVKTLDDVVGIDHGFMTTIHSYTGDQPTLDTMHKDLYRARAAALSMIPTSTGAAKAVGLVLPHLKGKLDGTSIRVPTPNVSVVDFKFVAKRDTTVAEINGAIKAAADGALKGILGYTDEPLVSRDFNHDSHSSIFANDQTKVLEGNFVRILSWYDNEWGFSNRMADTAVAMAKLI from the coding sequence ATGACAGTGAAAGTCGCCATTAACGGCTTTGGCCGCATCGGCCGCAACGTCCTGCGCGCCATCGTTGAATCCGGCCGCACGGACATCGAGGTCGTCGCCATCAACGACCTCGGCCCGGTCGAGACCAATGCGCATCTGCTGCGCTACGATTCGATCCATGGCAAGTTCCCGGCCACGGTCCAGGTCGAAGGCGACACCATCATCGTTGCCGGCGGCAAGCCGATCAAGGTAACGGCCATCAAGGACCCGGCAACCCTGCCGCATGGCGAAATGGGCGTCGATATCGCGCTTGAATGCACCGGCATCTTCACCTCGCGCGACAAGGCTGCCCTGCACCTTCAGGCGGGCGCCAAGCGCGTCATCGTTTCGGCACCCGCCGATGGCGCTGACCTCACCGTCGTCTTCGGTGTCAACCACACCGAACTGACCAAGGAACACCTGGTCATCTCCAACGCATCCTGCACGACCAATTGCCTGGTGCCGGTCGTCAAGACCCTGGATGACGTCGTCGGCATCGATCATGGCTTCATGACGACGATCCATTCCTACACCGGCGACCAGCCGACGCTCGACACCATGCACAAGGACCTCTACCGCGCCCGCGCAGCCGCCCTGTCGATGATCCCGACCTCGACCGGCGCCGCCAAGGCCGTCGGCCTCGTGCTGCCGCACCTCAAGGGCAAGCTTGACGGCACCTCGATCCGCGTTCCCACCCCGAACGTTTCGGTCGTCGACTTCAAGTTCGTTGCCAAGCGCGACACGACAGTTGCCGAAATCAACGGCGCCATCAAGGCGGCCGCTGACGGCGCGCTCAAGGGCATCCTCGGCTACACCGACGAGCCGCTGGTTTCGCGCGACTTCAACCATGACAGTCATTCCTCGATCTTCGCCAACGACCAGACCAAGGTTCTCGAAGGCAATTTCGTGCGTATTCTCTCCTGGTACGACAATGAATGGGGCTTCTCCAACCGCATGGCCGACACGGCCGTTGCGATGGCAAAGCTGATCTAA
- a CDS encoding putative glycolipid-binding domain-containing protein: protein MFRALPFKTVRWRPLEGVGLEHLTLGHIEGGGICASSVVIGERGGRPYGIHYQIDCDEHWTVLSLDIQTTDGLRLGLTSDGRGHWTDEAGLPLPAFDGCIDIDLAGSPFTNTLPVRRLGLTPEDGTVKLSMLYVPFDTFEPCLDRQHYTCLTESKLYRYEADDRSFAAELPVDEDGLVMDYPTLFQRL, encoded by the coding sequence ATGTTCAGAGCCCTCCCCTTTAAGACGGTGCGCTGGCGTCCGCTCGAAGGGGTGGGGCTCGAGCATCTGACGCTCGGTCACATCGAAGGCGGCGGCATCTGCGCCTCCAGCGTTGTGATCGGCGAGCGCGGTGGCCGCCCCTATGGCATCCACTACCAGATCGATTGCGACGAGCACTGGACCGTGCTGTCTCTCGACATTCAGACCACGGACGGCCTGCGGCTGGGACTGACCTCCGATGGCAGGGGCCACTGGACCGATGAAGCCGGCCTGCCGCTCCCCGCCTTCGACGGCTGCATCGACATCGATTTGGCAGGCAGTCCTTTTACCAACACATTGCCTGTCCGCCGCCTTGGACTGACGCCAGAAGACGGCACCGTCAAGCTCTCCATGCTCTATGTGCCTTTCGATACGTTCGAGCCCTGTCTCGACCGCCAGCACTATACATGCCTGACGGAATCGAAACTGTACCGCTACGAGGCTGACGACCGGTCTTTTGCCGCTGAACTGCCGGTGGACGAGGACGGGCTGGTGATGGATTACCCCACCCTTTTCCAGAGACTGTGA
- a CDS encoding phosphoglycerate kinase: MTFKTLDDLTDIAGKRVLVRVDLNVPVKDGKVTDATRIERVLPTIRELSEKGAKVILLAHFGRPKGEPVADMSLSLIAPAVEDILDQRVHFASDCIGEKAASAIAGMNDGDVLLLENTRFHKGEEKNDPEFTKALAANGDIYVNDAFSAAHRAHASTEGLARLLPAYAGRTMQAELEALEKGLGNPKRPVVAIVGGAKVSTKIDLLMNLVQKVDALVIGGGMANTFIAARGTNVGKSLCEHDLAETARQIMTEAASAGCAIVLPVDGVVAREFKAGADNEVVDIEAIPADAMVLDVGPKSIAAVNDWVSKAHTLVWNGPLGAFEIAPFDKATVAVAKHAAARTKSGALVSVAGGGDTVSAMNHAEVADDLSYVSTAGGAFLEWMEGKPLPGVDILHQKL; the protein is encoded by the coding sequence ATGACATTCAAGACCCTCGACGACCTGACTGATATCGCCGGCAAGCGCGTGCTCGTGCGTGTCGATCTCAACGTTCCGGTCAAGGATGGCAAGGTGACCGACGCGACCCGCATCGAACGCGTCTTGCCGACAATCCGCGAGCTTTCGGAGAAGGGCGCAAAGGTCATTCTACTGGCGCATTTCGGGCGCCCCAAGGGTGAGCCGGTTGCCGACATGTCTCTGTCGCTGATCGCTCCCGCAGTCGAGGATATTCTTGACCAGCGGGTTCATTTCGCTTCCGACTGCATCGGCGAAAAGGCGGCCAGCGCCATTGCAGGCATGAACGATGGCGACGTGCTGCTTCTTGAAAACACCCGTTTTCACAAGGGTGAGGAAAAGAACGATCCGGAGTTTACCAAGGCGCTGGCTGCCAACGGCGACATTTATGTCAACGACGCCTTTTCCGCAGCCCATCGCGCCCATGCATCGACGGAGGGACTTGCGCGACTTCTCCCCGCCTATGCCGGCCGCACGATGCAGGCCGAACTGGAAGCCTTGGAAAAGGGGCTCGGCAACCCGAAACGCCCGGTCGTCGCCATCGTCGGCGGCGCCAAGGTTTCGACCAAGATCGATCTTTTGATGAATCTTGTCCAAAAGGTCGATGCCTTGGTCATCGGCGGCGGCATGGCCAATACCTTTATCGCCGCACGCGGCACCAATGTCGGCAAGTCGCTCTGCGAGCATGATCTTGCCGAGACCGCAAGACAGATCATGACCGAGGCCGCCTCAGCCGGTTGCGCCATCGTTCTCCCTGTCGACGGCGTCGTTGCCCGCGAGTTCAAGGCAGGGGCAGACAACGAGGTGGTCGATATCGAAGCGATCCCCGCCGATGCGATGGTGCTCGACGTCGGCCCGAAATCGATCGCTGCCGTGAACGACTGGGTCAGCAAGGCGCATACGCTGGTTTGGAACGGTCCGCTCGGCGCCTTTGAGATCGCCCCCTTCGACAAGGCGACGGTGGCAGTCGCCAAACATGCGGCGGCACGAACAAAGAGCGGCGCGTTGGTCTCTGTTGCCGGCGGCGGCGATACGGTTTCCGCCATGAACCACGCCGAGGTTGCCGATGACCTGAGCTATGTCTCAACGGCTGGAGGTGCATTTCTTGAATGGATGGAAGGCAAGCCGCTCCCCGGCGTCGATATCCTTCACCAGAAACTGTAG
- a CDS encoding class I fructose-bisphosphate aldolase: protein MSERLEDIAAGMMATGKGLLAADESTATIGKRFDTIGLASTETSRRDYREMLFRADDAMKSCISGVILYEETLFQKAADGTPLVDIIRAAGAVSGIKVDAGAKPMVNFPGETVTEGLDGLAGRLKTYYDAGARFAKWRGVIAVSDVLPSYGSVKANAQALARYAALCQDAGIVPIVEPEVLMDGTPGDHSIERSETVTAETLRIVFDELNDARVSLEGIILKPSMVIDGKHARKASIAEVAERTVRVLKRTVPSAVPGIAFLSGGQSTEEATAHLSAMKAGYDLPWGMTFSYGRALQTEALNAWGGKSENVAAGQRAFSHRARMCSLAATGGWKKELEKAA from the coding sequence ATGAGCGAAAGACTGGAAGATATTGCAGCAGGAATGATGGCCACCGGCAAGGGGTTGCTGGCAGCGGACGAATCGACTGCGACCATCGGCAAGCGCTTCGACACGATCGGCCTCGCTTCGACGGAAACGTCACGCCGCGACTATCGCGAAATGCTGTTTCGCGCCGACGACGCCATGAAATCCTGCATTTCCGGGGTCATCCTATACGAAGAAACCCTGTTTCAGAAGGCCGCCGACGGCACCCCATTGGTGGACATCATCCGCGCTGCCGGCGCCGTTTCCGGCATCAAGGTCGATGCCGGCGCCAAACCGATGGTCAATTTCCCGGGCGAAACCGTGACCGAAGGCCTGGACGGTCTGGCTGGCCGTCTGAAAACCTATTACGACGCTGGCGCGCGCTTTGCCAAGTGGCGGGGCGTCATCGCGGTGTCGGACGTTCTTCCGAGCTACGGCTCCGTCAAGGCCAATGCCCAGGCACTCGCCCGCTATGCGGCCCTCTGCCAGGACGCCGGCATCGTACCGATCGTCGAACCGGAAGTCCTGATGGACGGTACGCCTGGCGACCACTCGATCGAACGGTCGGAGACAGTGACTGCGGAAACGCTGCGCATCGTCTTCGATGAACTGAACGACGCCCGCGTCAGCCTGGAAGGTATCATCCTGAAGCCGAGCATGGTGATCGACGGCAAACATGCCCGCAAGGCAAGCATCGCCGAAGTCGCCGAGCGGACCGTCCGCGTCCTGAAGCGCACCGTTCCGTCAGCCGTTCCCGGCATCGCCTTCCTTTCCGGCGGTCAATCCACAGAAGAGGCCACCGCGCATCTTTCGGCAATGAAGGCCGGCTACGATCTTCCCTGGGGCATGACCTTCTCCTACGGCCGCGCGCTTCAGACCGAGGCACTCAATGCATGGGGCGGCAAGTCGGAAAATGTCGCTGCCGGCCAGCGCGCCTTCAGCCATCGCGCCAGAATGTGCAGCCTCGCCGCCACCGGCGGCTGGAAGAAGGAACTCGAGAAGGCCGCTTGA